Part of the Pedobacter roseus genome is shown below.
TATTAATTGGTGATGGCACGCAATTTTTAGGGAACGCTAACTTTAATTTCGAAAAATCAGGTTTGGATGCGCTAATCGGTAGTGGTTACAAATGGCTTTTGGGTGGATATGGAAATGGTTATGCTTTTCTTTCCAACCAGATAAAAGATGCCATTTACAATATCAATAAGCTTGCTGCCCTGCCAACAACTCCTTTTTTAAAAGGCAAAGATCATTTATCCATGTGTTTCGAACCAGGACATTTGGATAGTTTAAACTTCGGCACCTTAAACGAAAGCTTAAACTATCTTACGGCCATTGGTTTTGACTGGATTGAAAAAACTAACCAGATACTCAGTGATAAAGCAAGGCTGGAACTCAGTTCGAGAGGGTTAATCCCCGAATGGATGTTGTATCGAAAATATCAGTCAAATATTATGAGCCTGCCACTGGAACAAAAAACAGTTGACCAACTTGCAGCAGCTAAAATACTCTGCTCACCCCGAGGAACGGGCACAAGAATTTCGTTTCATTTTTATAATACAGAAGAAGATTTAAGCCGGCTGTTACAAGTTTTGGATGGCAAAAACTAATCTACCTTCCAAATGGCATCTACAAAATACTGGTGCTGATCAAAAAAACGCTGAAGTGGCTTAAAACCTGTTTTTGCTGCCAGTTGATCAATATCGGTTAAAGAATATTTTTGTGAGATTTCCATAAAAATATATTCGTTTTCGATAAAGTGAATGGCATTACGGCCAATATTCACGATCTGGTTTTTTAAACTGATGAGGTAACTTTTACAGGCACCAGATGCCGGATCGTAATTGGCGTAGTGTTCAAAATTTTCAAGGTTAAAATCACCATCAAGTTCTTTATTGATGCGTTGAAGCAAATTAAGGTTGAACGATCTCGTAATTCCACCTTTATCATTGTAGGCAGCTAAAATCTGTTGTGGATTTTTTTTGAGATCGAAACCAATAATAAGCAGATCGTTAGGAGAAAGCAGCTGTTTTAATGAAGAACAGAAACTTTCAGCATCAGTAATTGTCATGTTGCCAATGTTTGCGCCCATAAATAATACTACTTTTCTACGATCAGACAATTCAGTAGCCTTTTTAAGCATATCAAAGTAATCGCCGTTCAATCCCTTAATATCTAGTTCAGGAAGTTTTTTAGGCA
Proteins encoded:
- a CDS encoding aminotransferase class V-fold PLP-dependent enzyme, encoding MNLSFPILKNYTYLNTANSGILSTNLAAWRNKHDEAFVANGSIFRMENLPVIGELRNNISKIFGSKPENTFLVQNFSVGFNTLLSGLDKHHRFLLLEEEYPSVSYPVISMGFDHHIIPINENLEDNIIKAIDTFKPTIFAFSMIQYISGLRMDDDFILKLKTTYPDLLLIGDGTQFLGNANFNFEKSGLDALIGSGYKWLLGGYGNGYAFLSNQIKDAIYNINKLAALPTTPFLKGKDHLSMCFEPGHLDSLNFGTLNESLNYLTAIGFDWIEKTNQILSDKARLELSSRGLIPEWMLYRKYQSNIMSLPLEQKTVDQLAAAKILCSPRGTGTRISFHFYNTEEDLSRLLQVLDGKN
- a CDS encoding L-histidine N(alpha)-methyltransferase, whose protein sequence is MSTTTIETTTGNKTQFLQETLTGLQSEPKFMLSKYFYDATGDRIFQQIMEMEEYYLTNAEMEILQYQSAQLSQAISADGTAFDLIELGAGDATKSIHLLKSLLNDQMEFSYFPIDISEHVISDLEENLPKKLPELDIKGLNGDYFDMLKKATELSDRRKVVLFMGANIGNMTITDAESFCSSLKQLLSPNDLLIIGFDLKKNPQQILAAYNDKGGITRSFNLNLLQRINKELDGDFNLENFEHYANYDPASGACKSYLISLKNQIVNIGRNAIHFIENEYIFMEISQKYSLTDIDQLAAKTGFKPLQRFFDQHQYFVDAIWKVD